The Herpetosiphonaceae bacterium genome contains the following window.
GTGCCCTTGAAGAACATGTGCTCCAAGAAATGCGACACGCCGCTCAGCGGCGCTGGCTCGTAGCGCGAGCCGACTTTCGTAAAAACGCCCATCGACACGGAGTGCGTATGCGGCATCTCCTCGGCAATGATCCGTAGTCCGTTTGGAAGATCGATTTTGGTGTACGGCGACATAGACACCTTTCTCATATTGTCAAGTTACAACGATACCACGTCTGGACGATCGTTGTCGTGCCAGATTTAGCCCAGTGCTTCTATGATCAGCGCTAAAGCGCGCAGCGCGGTCTGCTGTTTGTTGGCATGACGATCGCCCTCGAACACGTAGTGGCGGCTCAGCGTTGTCTCAGGTGTGACCACGCAGATATGTACCAGCCCGACCGGCTTCTCGGCTGTGCCGCCGCCAGGACCGGCGATGCCGGTCGTCGCGACGCCCACCGAGGCTTGCAGGCGCTCGCGCACGCCCTGCGCCATCGCGCGCGCCGTCGCCTCGCTGACCGCGCCCTCGGTTTCCAGGATCGTCTGGGGCACGCC
Protein-coding sequences here:
- a CDS encoding CinA family protein, producing MTASAIEQAQQAGAALTQRRWTIATAESCTGGLIGHLLTEIAGSSAYYLGGIVAYSNAVKQRHLGVPQTILETEGAVSEATARAMAQGVRERLQASVGVATTGIAGPGGGTAEKPVGLVHICVVTPETTLSRHYVFEGDRHANKQQTALRALALIIEALG